The region TCCGATTACTTGCTGCGTGAAACCCTCTTAGGCCTCAAGCGAGGCGGCTGGATGAACTGGGCTGCCATCAGCACGGTGACGGTCTTACTCTTTCTGTTTGGCATTAGTCTGCAGTCATCGTGGCAACTCGAAGCTCTACTCAACCAGTTTGGCAGTCAGTTAGAAGTTTCGGTTTACCTAGAAACAGGGGTACAAGCGGATCTGCTAGGCCCTTCCTTGCAGGATATTGTTGGGGTGAAGTCTGTGATCCCCACATCAAAGGAAGAAGCTTGGGATAGCTTGGTGCGTGACTTGGGGCTGTCCGATATTCAGGGTGCAACGCAGCAACTGAATGGTAATCCACTGGTGGATGAGCTCACGGTGAAAGTAGCATCACCAGAAGACGTGCCACGGGTCGCGGACTATCTCAAGCAAGTGCAGGGGGTCGATGAGGTGCTTTATATTAATGAAGCCGTCAACCAAATTGCTCAGCTTAACCAAGGATTAAACTGGGTCAGTATTGGGATGACCACCGTGCTGAGTATGACGGCGATCGCTGTCATTACCACCACAATTCGCCTGATTGTCATGGCCCGGCGGCACGAGATTGAAGTGATGCAGCTCGTCGGGGCGACCACCACCTGGATTTACCTACCGTTTATCCTCCAAGGCATTACCTTCGGCATTGTCGGGGCAGCGATCGCTTGGGGACTGATCTTAGGTCTGAGAGAGTTTGTAGGGCAACTGCTCAGTCAGCAGGCAGACTTTATTCGCTTCTTGTCTACGGGATTGGAGTTAGCGCCCCAGCAGGCTTTACTCTTACCGCTCATTTTGTTGGTTCTGGGCAGTTCTGTTGGTCTAATGGGCAGTTTGCTGGCCGTACGCCGCTTTGCCTTGCATTAACCTGCAAGTCTACCCATTGGGTAGGAGGCAGGAGGACTTTGGCATTGGGAGGCGATCGAAGCTTCGAGAAGTGTTCCCTGCGGGGGATCAGCGGGGGATTGAAGGCAGAATGTCTCAGACAGGAATTGTTTACCGGACATAACAACATCTGACCAGGCTATCAAAGCTTCATGCCTTACGAGAGGTGCATTACGGCTGCGCCTAACAGCACGCTACGGTTATGGATGTTCATGTTCACCGGGAGATGACTCGTCCTGAGCCGTGTGGACTCATCTTCTATCCTTCGATCAGACCAAGGGCGATCGCGAGTATCCCAGCCGAACTTGCGGTCAATCAGAGCGTGGTGAAGATAATAAGCATGAAAAAGCGCCCCCGAGGGGGCGCTCTTCGTCAGACTAGCTTAGCGATGGATTAACCGATTTCAGGTGCATCCACAGCAGCCAAGTCGAGCGGGAAGTTGTGAGCGTTGCGCTCGTGCATCACTTCCATACCCAGGTTGGCGCGGTTCAAGACATCCGCCCAAGTTCCGATGACACGACCCTGAGAGTCAATCACAGACTGGTTGAAGTTGAAACCGTTCAGGTTGAACGCCATGGTGCTAATACCCAGAGCGGTGAA is a window of Candidatus Obscuribacterales bacterium DNA encoding:
- a CDS encoding ABC transporter permease — encoded protein: MKSFFRFLNKSDYLLRETLLGLKRGGWMNWAAISTVTVLLFLFGISLQSSWQLEALLNQFGSQLEVSVYLETGVQADLLGPSLQDIVGVKSVIPTSKEEAWDSLVRDLGLSDIQGATQQLNGNPLVDELTVKVASPEDVPRVADYLKQVQGVDEVLYINEAVNQIAQLNQGLNWVSIGMTTVLSMTAIAVITTTIRLIVMARRHEIEVMQLVGATTTWIYLPFILQGITFGIVGAAIAWGLILGLREFVGQLLSQQADFIRFLSTGLELAPQQALLLPLILLVLGSSVGLMGSLLAVRRFALH